One Candidatus Synechococcus calcipolaris G9 genomic window carries:
- a CDS encoding Uma2 family endonuclease — translation MMATSVRYSLFDVTYPDSDGLPMAESDATRDYLIYSFEALDSYFKENADVYVSGNLFIYYEQGNPKAVVAPDVFVVFGVEKKKRPSYKTWEEQGKIPNFVLEITSKSTASEDRGTKRGLYAYLGVQEYFQYDPTADYLKPCLQGFRLIEDNYLPIPGQIQGDRLSVYSETLDLELWLEANGEMRFYAPKSGTKLLSPREMEQAKDQAEQRVAKLATKLRELGIDPNLI, via the coding sequence CCAATGGCTGAGAGTGATGCAACTAGAGATTACTTGATTTATAGTTTCGAAGCCTTAGACAGTTATTTTAAAGAAAATGCTGATGTATATGTTTCTGGAAATTTATTTATCTATTACGAACAGGGAAACCCCAAAGCAGTCGTAGCTCCTGATGTATTTGTGGTGTTTGGTGTGGAGAAAAAAAAGCGACCTTCCTATAAGACATGGGAGGAACAGGGCAAAATTCCTAATTTTGTATTGGAAATTACTTCAAAAAGTACCGCCAGTGAAGATCGCGGCACGAAAAGAGGTTTATATGCTTACTTGGGAGTGCAAGAATATTTTCAATATGATCCCACTGCTGATTATTTGAAACCATGTTTGCAAGGATTTCGTTTAATTGAAGACAATTATTTACCCATACCAGGGCAAATTCAGGGCGATCGCCTCTCGGTTTATTCTGAAACTCTGGACTTAGAGCTATGGTTAGAGGCAAATGGTGAGATGCGTTTTTATGCTCCCAAGTCAGGAACCAAATTACTTAGCCCCAGGGAGATGGAACAAGCCAAGGATCAAGCTGAACAAAGAGTAGCTAAGTTGGCAACTAAGTTACGCGAGCTAGGCATTGATCCAAATTTGATTTAA
- a CDS encoding DUF29 domain-containing protein: MTDQLKIMSKTLYEIDYNLWVIETVKQLEKREFNALDLENLIEEVADLSRRDKRKLESLLTRLIEHLLKLKYWQSEKDQNLGHWQGEVRTFRKQIKKELKASPSLKEYCQEVFEECYQDAREIFGDRSQLPLSTFPKKSIADLDQVLDEDWFP, translated from the coding sequence ATGACTGATCAATTAAAAATCATGTCCAAAACATTGTATGAAATTGATTACAATCTTTGGGTAATTGAAACAGTTAAGCAACTAGAGAAAAGAGAGTTTAATGCCCTTGACTTGGAAAATTTAATTGAGGAGGTTGCTGATTTGAGTCGGCGAGATAAACGAAAACTAGAAAGCTTGCTAACTCGACTCATTGAACATTTACTAAAATTAAAGTATTGGCAGTCTGAGAAAGACCAAAATCTTGGACATTGGCAAGGTGAAGTGCGTACTTTTCGTAAACAAATTAAAAAGGAGTTGAAAGCTAGTCCTAGCTTAAAGGAATATTGTCAAGAGGTTTTTGAAGAATGCTATCAAGATGCTAGAGAGATTTTTGGCGATAGATCACAGCTTCCTCTCAGCACGTTTCCCAAAAAGTCAATCGCTGATCTTGATCAAGTATTAGATGAAGATTGGTTCCCTTAA